The proteins below come from a single Rosa rugosa chromosome 2, drRosRugo1.1, whole genome shotgun sequence genomic window:
- the LOC133731705 gene encoding phosphoenolpyruvate carboxylase 4-like isoform X1, which translates to MQSACSMRLAGMEDTTELLEKKQASEISKMSLEEALTLARAFSHYLNLMGIAEVHHRSLNDLGKKKKRSLFVGMKKQSPDALSSHPKVVSVRIKELAVLYQSLNLQ; encoded by the exons ATGCAG AGTGCTTGTAGTATGAGGCTGGCAGGGATGGAGGACACGACGGAGCTGCTGGAGAAGAAGCAAGCGTCGGAAATTTCGAAGATGAGCTTAGAGGAGGCACTCACTCTCGCTCGTGCTTTCAGCCATTACCTCAATTTGATGGGCATTGCTGAAGTTCATCACAGGTCACTGAACgacttgggaaaaaaaaaaaaaagg AGTTTGTTTGTTGGAATGAAGAAGCAATCACCAGATGCACTTTCTTCTCATCCCAA GGTTGTTTCAGTAAGGATCAAAGAACTTGCAGTTTTATATCAATCACTTAATCTTCAG TGA
- the LOC133731705 gene encoding phosphoenolpyruvate carboxylase 4-like isoform X3, whose translation MQSACSMRLAGMEDTTELLEKKQASEISKMSLEEALTLARAFSHYLNLMGIAEVHHRVVSVRIKELAVLYQSLNLQ comes from the exons ATGCAG AGTGCTTGTAGTATGAGGCTGGCAGGGATGGAGGACACGACGGAGCTGCTGGAGAAGAAGCAAGCGTCGGAAATTTCGAAGATGAGCTTAGAGGAGGCACTCACTCTCGCTCGTGCTTTCAGCCATTACCTCAATTTGATGGGCATTGCTGAAGTTCATCACAG GGTTGTTTCAGTAAGGATCAAAGAACTTGCAGTTTTATATCAATCACTTAATCTTCAG TGA
- the LOC133731705 gene encoding phosphoenolpyruvate carboxylase 4-like isoform X2 produces MRLAGMEDTTELLEKKQASEISKMSLEEALTLARAFSHYLNLMGIAEVHHRSLNDLGKKKKRSLFVGMKKQSPDALSSHPKVVSVRIKELAVLYQSLNLQ; encoded by the exons ATGAGGCTGGCAGGGATGGAGGACACGACGGAGCTGCTGGAGAAGAAGCAAGCGTCGGAAATTTCGAAGATGAGCTTAGAGGAGGCACTCACTCTCGCTCGTGCTTTCAGCCATTACCTCAATTTGATGGGCATTGCTGAAGTTCATCACAGGTCACTGAACgacttgggaaaaaaaaaaaaaagg AGTTTGTTTGTTGGAATGAAGAAGCAATCACCAGATGCACTTTCTTCTCATCCCAA GGTTGTTTCAGTAAGGATCAAAGAACTTGCAGTTTTATATCAATCACTTAATCTTCAG TGA